In the genome of Pseudomonadota bacterium, one region contains:
- a CDS encoding amidohydrolase family protein has protein sequence MASFDTLIQGGTVVDGSGAAAHTADVAIKDGMIAAVGRNLGSAAETVNADGLLVTPGWVDIHTHYDGQATWDPVLTQSVSHGVTTLMMGNCGVGFAPAKPDRHDFLIELMEGVEDIPGVSLRAGLPWAWESFPEYMNVLDATPRTIDIATQLSHGALRAYVMDKRGADNENATAADIEHMARLTREAMDAGAFGFSSSRTPVHIALDGRPVPGTYAADDELIALARAVKGSGRGLVEIVLAGVAGEDSDGLDREMAMLRRVAEGSGAAVMFLLVQQLGDSTQWRRQLDACDDAAKAGLTLIPQVAGRPISILFCFEGEHPWKFMPSYQEIADLPFDARYAKLRDPAFRARLLAEQDPNDQGFSLLYKNPVLWDFTYPAGSPINYTPDPNNSVAKIAAREGRSPWEVAYDLLLADNGQSFLMYALTGYADGNTDAVQTMVRHPRSVLGLSDAGAHVRFIADYGVHSYMLSHWVRDHDASDPKHMALEFVVKKMTSDNAAVYGMKDRGRLAPGLRADINLIDLARLGSGRPRMVYDLPAAQARLDQSVTGYVATYVKGQAVLRAGADTGARPGRLVRSR, from the coding sequence ATGGCAAGTTTCGATACCCTCATTCAAGGTGGCACGGTGGTCGATGGCAGCGGCGCGGCCGCGCATACCGCCGACGTTGCCATCAAGGACGGCATGATCGCCGCCGTTGGTCGCAATCTCGGCAGCGCCGCCGAGACCGTCAACGCCGACGGCCTGTTGGTGACGCCGGGCTGGGTCGACATCCACACCCATTACGACGGCCAGGCCACCTGGGACCCGGTGCTCACGCAATCGGTCAGTCACGGCGTGACGACACTCATGATGGGCAACTGCGGCGTCGGCTTCGCGCCCGCCAAGCCGGACAGGCACGACTTCCTCATCGAACTGATGGAAGGCGTGGAAGACATTCCCGGCGTATCGCTGCGCGCCGGTCTGCCGTGGGCCTGGGAATCGTTCCCCGAATACATGAACGTGCTGGACGCGACGCCGCGCACCATCGACATCGCCACCCAGCTCAGTCACGGCGCCTTGCGCGCCTACGTGATGGACAAGCGCGGCGCCGACAACGAGAACGCCACCGCCGCCGACATCGAACACATGGCGCGCTTGACGCGCGAAGCGATGGACGCCGGCGCCTTCGGATTCTCGAGCTCGCGCACGCCCGTGCACATCGCGCTCGACGGCCGCCCCGTGCCCGGCACCTACGCGGCCGACGACGAACTCATCGCGCTGGCGCGCGCGGTCAAGGGCAGCGGCCGCGGCCTGGTCGAAATCGTGCTGGCCGGCGTCGCCGGTGAAGACAGCGATGGCCTCGATCGCGAGATGGCGATGCTGCGGCGGGTGGCGGAAGGCTCGGGCGCGGCGGTGATGTTCCTGCTGGTGCAACAGCTCGGCGATTCGACCCAGTGGCGCCGTCAGCTCGACGCCTGTGACGATGCCGCCAAGGCCGGCCTCACGCTCATCCCGCAGGTGGCGGGCCGGCCGATCTCGATCCTGTTCTGTTTCGAAGGCGAGCATCCGTGGAAGTTCATGCCGAGCTACCAGGAGATCGCCGACCTGCCTTTCGATGCGCGCTACGCGAAGCTGCGCGATCCGGCGTTCCGGGCGCGGCTCCTGGCCGAACAGGATCCGAATGACCAGGGCTTTTCGCTGTTGTACAAGAACCCGGTGCTGTGGGACTTCACCTATCCCGCCGGCAGCCCCATCAACTACACGCCGGATCCGAACAACAGCGTGGCGAAGATCGCGGCGCGCGAAGGTCGCTCGCCGTGGGAAGTGGCCTATGACCTCTTGCTCGCCGACAACGGCCAGTCCTTCCTCATGTATGCGCTGACCGGCTACGCCGACGGCAACACCGACGCGGTGCAGACCATGGTGCGCCATCCGCGCAGCGTGCTCGGCCTGTCGGATGCCGGCGCGCACGTGCGCTTCATCGCGGACTACGGCGTGCATTCCTACATGCTCTCCCACTGGGTGCGTGATCACGACGCAAGCGATCCGAAGCACATGGCGCTGGAGTTCGTGGTCAAGAAGATGACCAGCGACAACGCCGCCGTGTACGGCATGAAGGATCGCGGACGGCTGGCGCCCGGGCTGCGCGCCGATATCAACCTCATCGATCTCGCGCGCCTCGGCAGCGGTCGCCCGCGCATGGTGTACGACCTGCCGGCCGCGCAGGCGCGCCTCGATCAGAGCGTCACCGGCTACGTCGCGACCTATGTCAAAGGCCAGGCGGTGCTGCGGGCCGGCGCCGACACCGGCGCGCGTCCCGGGCGCCTGGTGCGCAGCCGCTGA
- a CDS encoding PAS domain S-box protein — MRNGKEASTAVTSGHPTRTDDDRSSRAERLLASIQNVVWEADLDLGNFIYVSPQAEHLLGYPRTAWLAPNFWADHIHPDDRTRTVEFCQRAVSERRSHYFEYRMIALDGREVWIGDSVTVVVEEGQARRLCGVMSEVPARLFGRANMQSPTTPAPATLSPAAHAADIERQQRLHFLECMERVNTVVQRGAGDLQQVMSELLDVLLEIFDCDRARLLARRELEPTRWMQRLVRQRDGTPSIAEPRIADELVEDMLRKVMAAPGALRFGPQAALAIAPSVRASQQLQSLLAVRIDPNIGGPCILELHQSRFARVWSASEVRLFEQLALRIADALGALVAHHALKLSESRLADAQRLARIGYWERDLDAGLVTLSEQTCHILGVPPFDGPQNLDECNARWLSHVHPDDRERVAQAMNDTIHLGTPYDVEYRLINLDGETLHLRSIGRDIPRGPGQARRWFGTLQDNTPLRRMEEELRRSEARFQAYMNHTTDSITVHDEVGRVVEVNQQLCDSLGYSREDFLGQFPYFYDPSITALHLFSIGRRLDAGEVVAFRTRHRRKDGSEIPTEVRIRRFKIEGQTRGVAVTRDISEQVKAERALQENHALLQAIVEGSADAISVKDKDGRYLLINAAGAWRLGHPAEEIIGHTDAELAPDKQATVTSRRALPAPQLLNGEMFEEVVTLGSATRHYLSTSHGFRDAAHHDVGVVSISRDITELRRLEDQLRHAQKMDAIGRLAGGVAHDFNNLLTVILGYGTVVHGRLAADDVNLRPLEEMLKCGERAANLIRQLLAFSRKQTLHPARVRLQELLGEWRQLIRPLLSEDVELEISVDAEVGAVEVDPVYLEQALTNLAINARDAMPDGGRLGIELSAVHLDVDACARLGLATPGPYALVRVSDTGIGMDAETQARIFEPFFTTKAVDKGTGLGLAMVYGFVAQSAGHLEVSSSPGQGSVFSLLLPCATQAPSWEIPSTTLPAPAPRQGDETVLLVEDEAAVRKLTRELLEHQGYRVIEAADGVEALDLAARHAGVIDLLLTDVVMPRMKGPELAAKLAAARPGVRVLFMSGHSERGGTPLPEVMIKPFRPETLAKRVRDELDKHAP; from the coding sequence ATGCGCAATGGAAAGGAGGCCAGCACGGCGGTCACGTCTGGTCACCCGACGAGGACCGACGACGATCGCAGCTCGCGTGCCGAGCGTCTGCTCGCCAGCATTCAAAACGTGGTGTGGGAAGCCGACCTCGATCTCGGCAACTTCATCTACGTGAGCCCGCAGGCCGAGCACCTGCTCGGCTATCCCCGCACCGCGTGGCTGGCGCCCAATTTCTGGGCCGACCACATCCACCCCGACGACCGCACGCGGACCGTCGAGTTTTGCCAGCGCGCGGTCAGCGAGCGGCGCAGTCATTACTTCGAATACCGCATGATTGCCCTCGATGGCCGCGAGGTGTGGATAGGCGACAGCGTGACGGTGGTCGTCGAGGAAGGCCAGGCACGGCGTCTGTGCGGGGTGATGAGCGAAGTACCGGCGCGCCTGTTCGGACGCGCCAATATGCAATCGCCGACCACGCCGGCGCCGGCCACGCTCAGTCCCGCCGCGCACGCGGCCGACATCGAGCGCCAGCAACGCCTGCACTTTCTCGAATGCATGGAACGGGTCAACACCGTCGTGCAGCGCGGCGCCGGTGACCTCCAGCAGGTGATGAGCGAGCTGCTGGACGTGCTGCTCGAGATCTTCGATTGCGACCGCGCGCGTCTGTTGGCACGGCGCGAACTCGAGCCAACGCGCTGGATGCAGCGACTGGTACGGCAACGCGACGGCACGCCGTCCATCGCCGAGCCGCGCATCGCCGACGAACTCGTCGAAGACATGCTGCGCAAGGTGATGGCGGCGCCCGGCGCGTTGCGCTTCGGCCCGCAAGCGGCACTGGCCATCGCGCCCAGCGTGCGCGCGAGCCAGCAGTTGCAGTCACTGCTGGCGGTACGCATCGACCCGAACATCGGTGGTCCGTGCATCCTCGAGCTGCACCAGAGCCGTTTTGCGCGCGTATGGTCGGCGTCCGAAGTGCGGCTGTTCGAGCAACTGGCGTTACGCATCGCCGATGCGCTCGGCGCCCTGGTCGCCCATCACGCCCTCAAGCTCAGCGAAAGCCGACTCGCCGATGCGCAGCGACTGGCGCGCATCGGCTACTGGGAACGCGATCTCGATGCCGGCCTCGTCACGCTATCGGAGCAGACCTGCCACATCCTCGGCGTGCCACCCTTCGACGGGCCGCAGAACCTCGATGAGTGCAACGCGCGCTGGCTGTCGCATGTACATCCCGACGATCGTGAACGGGTGGCGCAGGCCATGAACGACACCATTCACCTGGGCACGCCCTACGACGTCGAATATCGTCTGATCAATCTCGATGGCGAAACCCTGCACCTGCGCAGCATCGGTCGCGACATTCCACGCGGCCCCGGCCAGGCGCGACGCTGGTTCGGTACGCTGCAGGACAACACGCCGCTGCGGCGCATGGAGGAGGAACTGCGCCGCAGCGAGGCGCGCTTCCAGGCCTACATGAACCACACCACCGATTCGATCACGGTGCACGACGAGGTGGGCCGCGTGGTCGAAGTCAACCAGCAACTGTGCGATTCGCTCGGCTACAGCCGCGAGGACTTTCTCGGCCAGTTTCCGTATTTCTACGATCCGAGCATCACTGCGCTGCACCTGTTCTCCATCGGTCGACGCCTGGACGCCGGCGAGGTGGTGGCCTTCCGCACCCGTCACCGACGCAAGGACGGCAGCGAGATCCCCACCGAAGTGCGCATCCGACGCTTCAAAATCGAAGGCCAGACCCGCGGCGTGGCGGTCACGCGCGACATCAGCGAACAGGTCAAGGCTGAGCGGGCACTGCAGGAAAACCACGCTCTGCTCCAGGCCATCGTCGAAGGCAGCGCCGACGCCATCAGTGTCAAGGACAAGGACGGCCGCTACCTGTTGATCAACGCCGCCGGCGCGTGGCGGCTCGGCCATCCGGCGGAGGAGATCATCGGCCATACCGATGCCGAACTCGCGCCGGACAAGCAGGCCACGGTCACCAGCCGTCGCGCCCTGCCCGCGCCGCAGCTGCTGAACGGCGAGATGTTCGAAGAAGTCGTGACCCTGGGCAGTGCCACGCGGCATTACCTGTCGACCAGCCATGGCTTTCGCGACGCCGCCCACCATGACGTGGGCGTGGTCAGCATCTCACGCGACATCACCGAGTTGCGTCGGCTCGAAGACCAGCTGCGCCACGCGCAGAAAATGGATGCCATCGGACGCCTGGCCGGTGGCGTGGCCCACGACTTCAACAACCTGCTGACGGTGATCCTCGGCTACGGCACGGTGGTGCACGGCCGCCTCGCCGCCGACGACGTCAACCTGCGTCCGCTGGAAGAAATGCTGAAGTGCGGAGAGCGCGCGGCCAACCTGATCCGCCAGCTGCTGGCCTTCAGCCGCAAGCAGACCCTGCATCCGGCGCGCGTGCGCCTGCAGGAACTGCTCGGCGAATGGCGGCAATTGATCCGTCCGCTGCTGAGCGAGGACGTCGAGCTCGAAATCAGCGTCGATGCCGAGGTCGGCGCGGTCGAAGTCGACCCGGTCTACCTCGAGCAGGCGCTCACCAATCTCGCCATCAACGCACGTGACGCGATGCCCGACGGTGGGCGCCTCGGCATCGAACTCAGCGCGGTGCATCTCGACGTCGATGCCTGCGCGCGCCTCGGTCTCGCCACGCCCGGCCCCTACGCACTGGTGCGGGTCAGCGATACCGGCATCGGCATGGATGCCGAAACCCAGGCGCGGATCTTCGAACCCTTCTTCACCACCAAGGCCGTCGACAAGGGCACCGGCCTCGGCCTGGCGATGGTGTATGGCTTCGTCGCGCAGTCGGCCGGCCACCTGGAAGTCAGCAGCAGCCCCGGCCAGGGCAGCGTGTTCAGCCTGCTGCTGCCCTGCGCAACACAGGCGCCGTCATGGGAGATACCGAGCACCACGCTGCCCGCGCCGGCGCCGCGCCAGGGTGACGAGACCGTGCTGCTGGTCGAAGACGAAGCGGCGGTGCGCAAGCTGACCCGCGAACTGCTCGAACATCAAGGCTACCGCGTGATCGAAGCCGCTGACGGCGTGGAAGCGCTGGACCTCGCGGCGCGCCACGCCGGCGTCATCGATCTGCTGCTCACCGACGTCGTGATGCCGCGCATGAAAGGCCCGGAGCTGGCCGCCAAGCTGGCGGCCGCGCGTCCCGGCGTGCGCGTGCTGTTCATGTCCGGCCATTCGGAACGCGGCGGCACGCCACTGCCGGAGGTGATGATCAAACCTTTCCGCCCCGAAACCCTTGCCAAGCGCGTACGCGACGAACTCGACAAACACGCCCCATGA
- a CDS encoding nuclear transport factor 2 family protein: MTASNSETVRRFCHSLQGGDMALAALHLSNDVFYQNMPWEPMRGARTVQEFLQPFVDGTHSTLTSMEIHHQVAEGDTVMNARTEVWERRNLRVVLPVAGVFVLREGLIVRWCDYWDLATFKPLLDAISK; this comes from the coding sequence ATGACCGCCAGCAATTCCGAAACCGTCCGCCGCTTCTGCCACAGCCTGCAGGGCGGCGACATGGCGCTCGCCGCGCTTCATCTCAGCAACGACGTGTTCTACCAGAACATGCCGTGGGAACCGATGCGCGGCGCACGCACCGTGCAGGAATTCCTGCAGCCCTTCGTCGATGGCACCCACTCCACCCTGACCTCCATGGAAATCCACCACCAGGTGGCGGAAGGCGACACGGTCATGAACGCCCGCACCGAAGTGTGGGAGCGGCGCAACCTGCGCGTGGTGCTGCCGGTGGCCGGCGTGTTCGTGCTGCGCGAAGGCCTCATCGTACGCTGGTGCGATTACTGGGATCTGGCCACCTTCAAGCCCTTGCTGGACGCCATCAGCAAGTAG
- a CDS encoding acyl-CoA dehydrogenase family protein gives MHLALTEEQALIQDTARRFAASELAPVAAEVERPEFRGAYLANLKKLAELGFMGLNVDPAHGGSGVGVVAFSVAVTEVASACASTAVAMSVNNMVAEVIQAIGNDAQKQRYIERICNGEYPAAGFCLSEAGAGSDPSAMKTRARRDGADYVLNGTKMWISNAEYAGVFVVWAVTDADAAPGKGISCFLVEAGTPGLSIGPHEHKMGQRGSSTNPVIFEDVRVPASAMLGRENDGFRIAVGELTGGRIGIGSLALGIGNAAIDIARKYVTEHEQFGKRIGDFQGVQWMLADTYTELEAARLLLMNAAFQKESGLPYAKAASMAKLFATECANKACYTALQLMGGVGYTEAMPLERLARDARVTTIYEGTSEIQRVIIARELLREVA, from the coding sequence ATGCATCTCGCTCTCACCGAAGAACAAGCGCTCATCCAAGACACCGCGCGGCGCTTCGCCGCGAGCGAACTGGCGCCGGTCGCGGCCGAGGTCGAACGGCCGGAATTTCGCGGCGCCTATCTCGCCAACCTGAAGAAGCTCGCCGAACTCGGCTTCATGGGCCTCAACGTCGACCCGGCCCACGGCGGCAGCGGCGTGGGCGTGGTGGCGTTCAGCGTCGCGGTCACCGAAGTGGCCAGCGCCTGCGCCTCGACGGCGGTGGCGATGTCGGTCAACAACATGGTGGCCGAAGTCATCCAGGCCATCGGCAACGACGCGCAGAAGCAGCGCTACATCGAACGCATCTGCAATGGTGAATACCCGGCCGCCGGCTTCTGCCTGTCCGAGGCCGGCGCCGGCTCCGATCCGTCGGCCATGAAGACCCGCGCGCGTCGCGACGGCGCCGACTACGTGTTGAACGGCACCAAGATGTGGATCTCGAACGCCGAGTACGCCGGCGTGTTCGTGGTGTGGGCGGTGACCGATGCCGACGCCGCACCGGGCAAGGGCATTTCCTGCTTCCTGGTCGAAGCCGGCACGCCGGGCCTCTCCATCGGTCCGCATGAACACAAGATGGGCCAGCGCGGTTCGAGCACCAACCCGGTCATCTTCGAAGACGTGCGTGTGCCGGCCAGCGCCATGCTGGGTCGCGAGAATGACGGCTTTCGCATCGCGGTCGGCGAACTGACCGGCGGCCGCATCGGCATCGGTTCGCTGGCGCTCGGCATCGGCAACGCCGCCATCGACATCGCGCGCAAGTACGTCACCGAGCATGAACAGTTCGGCAAGCGCATCGGCGATTTCCAGGGCGTGCAGTGGATGCTGGCCGACACCTACACCGAACTCGAAGCGGCGCGCCTGCTGCTCATGAACGCCGCCTTCCAGAAAGAGAGCGGCCTGCCCTATGCCAAGGCCGCGTCGATGGCCAAGCTGTTCGCGACCGAGTGCGCCAACAAGGCCTGCTACACGGCGCTGCAATTGATGGGCGGCGTCGGCTACACCGAGGCGATGCCGCTCGAGCGCCTGGCGCGCGACGCACGCGTGACCACGATTTACGAAGGCACCAGTGAAATCCAGCGCGTCATCATCGCGCGTGAACTGTTGAGGGAAGTGGCGTGA
- a CDS encoding acyl-CoA dehydrogenase family protein → MNFELPEELQAYLAELDQFIEQEIKPLEAEDDNIRFFDHRREHSRTDWDNGGIPRHDWEALLAEARRRADAAGHYRYAFPKEFGGRDGTNLGMAVIREHLAAKGLGLHCDLQNEHAIVANNIGLLLMLHYGSEEQKRQWVEPLANGTGFIAFGITEPKHGSDATHMETTAVRTANGWRINGEKTWNTGIHTAPCDMIFARTAGKAGDGDGITAFLVPTDAKGFKVEQMLWTFNMPTDHGHISMTDVEVPDSAILGKEGRGLQIVQHFFNENRIRQAASSLGAAQFCVNEAVAYALERKPFGKPLASNQGIQFPLVELQTQCEMVRALIHKTAWMMDKYGAFSVSDKVSMCNFWSNRLCCEAADRAMQVHGGMGYSRHKPFEHIYRHHRRYRITEGAEEIQMRRVAGYMFGFMKQRAPKGVVE, encoded by the coding sequence GTGAATTTCGAACTACCGGAAGAACTGCAAGCGTATCTCGCGGAACTGGACCAGTTCATCGAGCAGGAGATCAAACCGCTCGAGGCCGAAGACGACAACATCCGCTTCTTCGATCATCGCCGCGAACATTCCCGCACCGATTGGGACAACGGCGGCATTCCGCGCCACGACTGGGAAGCGCTGCTGGCCGAAGCACGACGCCGCGCCGACGCCGCCGGTCACTACCGCTATGCCTTCCCCAAGGAATTCGGCGGCCGCGACGGCACCAATCTCGGCATGGCGGTGATCCGCGAACACCTGGCGGCCAAGGGCCTTGGCCTGCACTGCGATCTGCAGAACGAGCACGCCATCGTCGCCAACAACATCGGCCTGTTGCTGATGCTCCACTACGGCAGCGAAGAACAGAAGCGCCAATGGGTGGAACCGTTGGCCAACGGCACCGGCTTCATCGCCTTCGGCATCACCGAGCCCAAGCACGGCTCGGATGCCACCCACATGGAAACCACCGCCGTGCGCACCGCCAATGGCTGGCGCATCAACGGCGAAAAGACCTGGAACACCGGCATCCACACCGCGCCCTGCGACATGATCTTCGCGCGTACCGCCGGCAAGGCCGGCGACGGTGACGGCATCACCGCCTTCCTGGTGCCGACCGATGCGAAGGGCTTCAAGGTCGAACAGATGCTGTGGACCTTCAACATGCCGACCGACCATGGCCATATCAGCATGACCGATGTCGAAGTGCCGGATTCGGCGATCCTCGGCAAGGAAGGCCGTGGCCTGCAGATAGTGCAGCACTTCTTCAACGAGAATCGCATCCGCCAGGCGGCCTCCAGCCTCGGCGCCGCGCAGTTCTGCGTCAACGAAGCGGTGGCCTACGCGCTCGAACGCAAACCCTTCGGCAAGCCGCTGGCATCGAACCAGGGCATCCAGTTTCCGCTGGTGGAACTGCAGACCCAGTGCGAGATGGTGCGCGCGCTCATCCACAAGACCGCGTGGATGATGGACAAGTACGGCGCCTTCTCGGTGTCGGACAAGGTATCGATGTGCAATTTCTGGTCTAACCGCCTGTGCTGCGAAGCGGCCGACCGCGCCATGCAGGTCCATGGCGGCATGGGTTATTCACGGCACAAGCCGTTCGAACACATCTACCGTCATCATCGCCGCTATCGCATCACCGAAGGCGCGGAAGAGATCCAGATGCGCCGCGTGGCGGGCTACATGTTCGGCTTCATGAAGCAGCGCGCGCCCAAGGGCGTGGTGGAGTAA
- a CDS encoding DUF3237 domain-containing protein, with translation MKLVPLMTYYAKLTNALPVGPGMYGNRLIVEVDGGEFEGPRLKGVIRKAGCADWLTMTEDFGHLDVRATLETHDGAFIYLEYIGKLELTPKVQAALAGNGSTEFGESYFVTAPRMQTGDPRYSWVNNMICVAQGKIGAGRVDYRVFQVVND, from the coding sequence ATGAAACTCGTGCCCTTGATGACCTACTACGCCAAGCTCACGAATGCCTTGCCGGTCGGACCCGGCATGTACGGCAATCGCCTGATCGTGGAAGTGGACGGCGGCGAATTCGAAGGGCCGCGGCTGAAAGGCGTGATCCGCAAAGCCGGCTGCGCCGACTGGCTGACCATGACCGAGGACTTCGGCCACCTCGACGTGCGCGCGACGCTCGAAACCCACGACGGCGCCTTCATCTACCTCGAATACATCGGCAAGCTGGAATTGACACCCAAGGTGCAAGCCGCGCTGGCCGGCAACGGCAGCACCGAGTTCGGCGAAAGCTATTTCGTCACCGCGCCGCGCATGCAGACCGGCGATCCGCGCTATTCGTGGGTCAACAACATGATCTGCGTGGCACAGGGCAAGATCGGCGCCGGCCGCGTCGATTACCGGGTGTTCCAGGTGGTCAACGACTGA